The following are encoded in a window of Bos indicus isolate NIAB-ARS_2022 breed Sahiwal x Tharparkar chromosome 21, NIAB-ARS_B.indTharparkar_mat_pri_1.0, whole genome shotgun sequence genomic DNA:
- the KLC1 gene encoding kinesin light chain 1 isoform X7: MYDNMSTMVYMKEDKLEKLTQDEIISKTKQVIQGLEALKNEHNSILQSLLETLKCLKKDDESNLVEEKSNMIRKSLEMLELGLSEAQVMMALSNHLNAVESEKQKLRAQVRRLCQENQWLRDELANTQQKLQKSEQSVAQLEEEKKHLEFMNQLKKYDDDISPSEDKDADSTKEPLDDLFPNDDDDPGQGIQQQHSSAAAAAQQGGYEIPARLRTLHNLVIQYASQGRYEVAVPLCKQALEDLEKTSGHDHPDVATMLNILALVYRDQNKYKDAANLLNDALAIREKTLGKDHPAVAATLNNLAVLYGKRGKYKEAEPLCKRALEIREKVLGKDHPDVAKQLNNLALLCQNQGKYEEVEYYYQRALEIYQTKLGPDDPNVAKTKNNLASCYLKQGKFKQAETLYKEILTRAHEREFGSVDDENKPIWMHAEEREECKGKQKDGTSFGEYGGWYKACKVDSPTVTTTLKNLGALYRRQGKFEAAETLEEAAMRSRKQGLDNVHKQRVAEVLNDPENTEKRRSRESLSVDVVKYESGPDGGEEMRKTKLGLVK, translated from the exons ATGTATGACAACATGTCCACAATGGTGTACATGAAGGAAGACAAGTTGGAGAAGCTCACGCAGGATGAAATTATTTCCAAGACAAAGCAAGTAATCCAGGGGCTGGAAGCTCTGAAGAATGAGCATAATTCCATTTTGCAGAGTTTACTGGAGACACTAAAGTGTTTGAAGAAAGATGACGAAAGTAATCTGGTGGAGGAGAAATCAAACATGATCCGAAAGTCACTGGAGATGTTGGAGCTTGGCCTGAGTGAGGCTCAG GTCATGATGGCGCTGTCAAACCACCTGAACGCCGTGGAGTCGGAGAAGCAGAAGCTGCGTGCGCAGGTGCGGCGTCTGTGCCAGGAGAACCAGTGGCTGCGGGATGAGCTGGCCAACACTCAGCAGAAGCTGCAGAAGAGCGAGCagtctgtggctcagctggaggaagagaagaagcatCTGGAATTCATGAATCAGCTGAAAAAGTACGATGACGACATCTCCCCTTCG GAGGACAAAGACGCTGATTCCACCAAGGAACCTTTGGATGACCTCTTCCCAAATGATGACGATGACCCCGGTCAAGGAA tccagcagcagcacagcagcgCAGCGGCAGCCGCGCAGCAGGGCGGCTACGAGATCCCCGCGCGGCTGCGCACCCTGCACAACCTGGTGATCCAGTACGCCTCGCAGGGCCGCTACGAGGTGGCCGTGCCCCTCTGCAAGCAGGCCCTGGAGGACCTGGAGAAGACCTCGGGCCACGACCACCCTGACGTGGCCACCATGCTCAACATCCTGGCCCTGGTGTACAG agaccaaaataaatataaagacgCAGCTAACCTACTGAACGATGCCTTGGCCATCCGCGAGAAAACTCTGGGCAAAGATCATCCTGCG GTGGCAGCAACTCTGAACAACCTCGCAGTGCTTTACGGCAAAAGAGGGAAGTACAAAGAAGCCGAGCCGCTGTGTAAGAGAGCTCTGGAGATCAGAGAGAAG gttttggGAAAGGATCACCCAGATGTTGCCAAGCAGTTAAATAACTTGGCCCTACTATGCCAGAACCAGGGCAAGTATGAAGAAGTGGAATATTATTATCAGAGAGCCCTCGAGATCTACCAGACAAAACTGGGACCTGATGACCCCaatgtggccaaaacaaaaaataacctg gcTTCCTGCTACCTGAAGCAAGGAAAGTTCAAGCAGGCAGAGACCCTGTACAAAGAGATCCTCACTCGCGCACACGAAAGGGAGTTCGGTTCTGTGGACG atGAAAATAAACCCATTTGGATGCATGCTGAGGAGAGAGAAGAATGCAAA GGAAAGCAGAAGGATGGGACGTCCTTTGGAGAGTATGGTGGCTGGTACAAGGCCTGCAAAGTCGACAG tccaactgtcacaacTACTTTAAAAAACCTTGGGGCGCTTTACAGACGTCAAGGCAAATTTGAAGCTGCAGAAACACTGGAAGAAGCAGCCATGAGGTCTCGTAAACAG GGTCTTGACAATGTTCACAAACAGAGAGTAGCCGAAGTGCTGAATGACCCTGAGAACACGGAGAAGCGGCGGAGCCGGGAGAGCCTGAGCGTGGACGTGGTCAAGTACGAGAGCGGCCCTGACGGAGGGGAGGAA
- the KLC1 gene encoding kinesin light chain 1 isoform X6 codes for MYDNMSTMVYMKEDKLEKLTQDEIISKTKQVIQGLEALKNEHNSILQSLLETLKCLKKDDESNLVEEKSNMIRKSLEMLELGLSEAQVMMALSNHLNAVESEKQKLRAQVRRLCQENQWLRDELANTQQKLQKSEQSVAQLEEEKKHLEFMNQLKKYDDDISPSEDKDADSTKEPLDDLFPNDDDDPGQGIQQQHSSAAAAAQQGGYEIPARLRTLHNLVIQYASQGRYEVAVPLCKQALEDLEKTSGHDHPDVATMLNILALVYRDQNKYKDAANLLNDALAIREKTLGKDHPAVAATLNNLAVLYGKRGKYKEAEPLCKRALEIREKVLGKDHPDVAKQLNNLALLCQNQGKYEEVEYYYQRALEIYQTKLGPDDPNVAKTKNNLASCYLKQGKFKQAETLYKEILTRAHEREFGSVDDENKPIWMHAEEREECKGKQKDGTSFGEYGGWYKACKVDSPTVTTTLKNLGALYRRQGKFEAAETLEEAAMRSRKQGLDNVHKQRVAEVLNDPENTEKRRSRESLSVDVVKYESGPDGGEEVSMSVEWNGMRKTKLGLVK; via the exons ATGTATGACAACATGTCCACAATGGTGTACATGAAGGAAGACAAGTTGGAGAAGCTCACGCAGGATGAAATTATTTCCAAGACAAAGCAAGTAATCCAGGGGCTGGAAGCTCTGAAGAATGAGCATAATTCCATTTTGCAGAGTTTACTGGAGACACTAAAGTGTTTGAAGAAAGATGACGAAAGTAATCTGGTGGAGGAGAAATCAAACATGATCCGAAAGTCACTGGAGATGTTGGAGCTTGGCCTGAGTGAGGCTCAG GTCATGATGGCGCTGTCAAACCACCTGAACGCCGTGGAGTCGGAGAAGCAGAAGCTGCGTGCGCAGGTGCGGCGTCTGTGCCAGGAGAACCAGTGGCTGCGGGATGAGCTGGCCAACACTCAGCAGAAGCTGCAGAAGAGCGAGCagtctgtggctcagctggaggaagagaagaagcatCTGGAATTCATGAATCAGCTGAAAAAGTACGATGACGACATCTCCCCTTCG GAGGACAAAGACGCTGATTCCACCAAGGAACCTTTGGATGACCTCTTCCCAAATGATGACGATGACCCCGGTCAAGGAA tccagcagcagcacagcagcgCAGCGGCAGCCGCGCAGCAGGGCGGCTACGAGATCCCCGCGCGGCTGCGCACCCTGCACAACCTGGTGATCCAGTACGCCTCGCAGGGCCGCTACGAGGTGGCCGTGCCCCTCTGCAAGCAGGCCCTGGAGGACCTGGAGAAGACCTCGGGCCACGACCACCCTGACGTGGCCACCATGCTCAACATCCTGGCCCTGGTGTACAG agaccaaaataaatataaagacgCAGCTAACCTACTGAACGATGCCTTGGCCATCCGCGAGAAAACTCTGGGCAAAGATCATCCTGCG GTGGCAGCAACTCTGAACAACCTCGCAGTGCTTTACGGCAAAAGAGGGAAGTACAAAGAAGCCGAGCCGCTGTGTAAGAGAGCTCTGGAGATCAGAGAGAAG gttttggGAAAGGATCACCCAGATGTTGCCAAGCAGTTAAATAACTTGGCCCTACTATGCCAGAACCAGGGCAAGTATGAAGAAGTGGAATATTATTATCAGAGAGCCCTCGAGATCTACCAGACAAAACTGGGACCTGATGACCCCaatgtggccaaaacaaaaaataacctg gcTTCCTGCTACCTGAAGCAAGGAAAGTTCAAGCAGGCAGAGACCCTGTACAAAGAGATCCTCACTCGCGCACACGAAAGGGAGTTCGGTTCTGTGGACG atGAAAATAAACCCATTTGGATGCATGCTGAGGAGAGAGAAGAATGCAAA GGAAAGCAGAAGGATGGGACGTCCTTTGGAGAGTATGGTGGCTGGTACAAGGCCTGCAAAGTCGACAG tccaactgtcacaacTACTTTAAAAAACCTTGGGGCGCTTTACAGACGTCAAGGCAAATTTGAAGCTGCAGAAACACTGGAAGAAGCAGCCATGAGGTCTCGTAAACAG GGTCTTGACAATGTTCACAAACAGAGAGTAGCCGAAGTGCTGAATGACCCTGAGAACACGGAGAAGCGGCGGAGCCGGGAGAGCCTGAGCGTGGACGTGGTCAAGTACGAGAGCGGCCCTGACGGAGGGGAGGAAGTGAGTATGAGCGTAGAGTGGAACGGG
- the KLC1 gene encoding kinesin light chain 1 isoform X9 has protein sequence MYDNMSTMVYMKEDKLEKLTQDEIISKTKQVIQGLEALKNEHNSILQSLLETLKCLKKDDESNLVEEKSNMIRKSLEMLELGLSEAQVMMALSNHLNAVESEKQKLRAQVRRLCQENQWLRDELANTQQKLQKSEQSVAQLEEEKKHLEFMNQLKKYDDDISPSEDKDADSTKEPLDDLFPNDDDDPGQGIQQQHSSAAAAAQQGGYEIPARLRTLHNLVIQYASQGRYEVAVPLCKQALEDLEKTSGHDHPDVATMLNILALVYRDQNKYKDAANLLNDALAIREKTLGKDHPAVAATLNNLAVLYGKRGKYKEAEPLCKRALEIREKVLGKDHPDVAKQLNNLALLCQNQGKYEEVEYYYQRALEIYQTKLGPDDPNVAKTKNNLASCYLKQGKFKQAETLYKEILTRAHEREFGSVDDENKPIWMHAEEREECKGKQKDGTSFGEYGGWYKACKVDSPTVTTTLKNLGALYRRQGKFEAAETLEEAAMRSRKQGLDNVHKQRVAEVLNDPENTEKRRSRESLSVDVVKYESGPDGGEEA, from the exons ATGTATGACAACATGTCCACAATGGTGTACATGAAGGAAGACAAGTTGGAGAAGCTCACGCAGGATGAAATTATTTCCAAGACAAAGCAAGTAATCCAGGGGCTGGAAGCTCTGAAGAATGAGCATAATTCCATTTTGCAGAGTTTACTGGAGACACTAAAGTGTTTGAAGAAAGATGACGAAAGTAATCTGGTGGAGGAGAAATCAAACATGATCCGAAAGTCACTGGAGATGTTGGAGCTTGGCCTGAGTGAGGCTCAG GTCATGATGGCGCTGTCAAACCACCTGAACGCCGTGGAGTCGGAGAAGCAGAAGCTGCGTGCGCAGGTGCGGCGTCTGTGCCAGGAGAACCAGTGGCTGCGGGATGAGCTGGCCAACACTCAGCAGAAGCTGCAGAAGAGCGAGCagtctgtggctcagctggaggaagagaagaagcatCTGGAATTCATGAATCAGCTGAAAAAGTACGATGACGACATCTCCCCTTCG GAGGACAAAGACGCTGATTCCACCAAGGAACCTTTGGATGACCTCTTCCCAAATGATGACGATGACCCCGGTCAAGGAA tccagcagcagcacagcagcgCAGCGGCAGCCGCGCAGCAGGGCGGCTACGAGATCCCCGCGCGGCTGCGCACCCTGCACAACCTGGTGATCCAGTACGCCTCGCAGGGCCGCTACGAGGTGGCCGTGCCCCTCTGCAAGCAGGCCCTGGAGGACCTGGAGAAGACCTCGGGCCACGACCACCCTGACGTGGCCACCATGCTCAACATCCTGGCCCTGGTGTACAG agaccaaaataaatataaagacgCAGCTAACCTACTGAACGATGCCTTGGCCATCCGCGAGAAAACTCTGGGCAAAGATCATCCTGCG GTGGCAGCAACTCTGAACAACCTCGCAGTGCTTTACGGCAAAAGAGGGAAGTACAAAGAAGCCGAGCCGCTGTGTAAGAGAGCTCTGGAGATCAGAGAGAAG gttttggGAAAGGATCACCCAGATGTTGCCAAGCAGTTAAATAACTTGGCCCTACTATGCCAGAACCAGGGCAAGTATGAAGAAGTGGAATATTATTATCAGAGAGCCCTCGAGATCTACCAGACAAAACTGGGACCTGATGACCCCaatgtggccaaaacaaaaaataacctg gcTTCCTGCTACCTGAAGCAAGGAAAGTTCAAGCAGGCAGAGACCCTGTACAAAGAGATCCTCACTCGCGCACACGAAAGGGAGTTCGGTTCTGTGGACG atGAAAATAAACCCATTTGGATGCATGCTGAGGAGAGAGAAGAATGCAAA GGAAAGCAGAAGGATGGGACGTCCTTTGGAGAGTATGGTGGCTGGTACAAGGCCTGCAAAGTCGACAG tccaactgtcacaacTACTTTAAAAAACCTTGGGGCGCTTTACAGACGTCAAGGCAAATTTGAAGCTGCAGAAACACTGGAAGAAGCAGCCATGAGGTCTCGTAAACAG GGTCTTGACAATGTTCACAAACAGAGAGTAGCCGAAGTGCTGAATGACCCTGAGAACACGGAGAAGCGGCGGAGCCGGGAGAGCCTGAGCGTGGACGTGGTCAAGTACGAGAGCGGCCCTGACGGAGGGGAGGAA
- the KLC1 gene encoding kinesin light chain 1 isoform X4: MYDNMSTMVYMKEDKLEKLTQDEIISKTKQVIQGLEALKNEHNSILQSLLETLKCLKKDDESNLVEEKSNMIRKSLEMLELGLSEAQVMMALSNHLNAVESEKQKLRAQVRRLCQENQWLRDELANTQQKLQKSEQSVAQLEEEKKHLEFMNQLKKYDDDISPSEDKDADSTKEPLDDLFPNDDDDPGQGIQQQHSSAAAAAQQGGYEIPARLRTLHNLVIQYASQGRYEVAVPLCKQALEDLEKTSGHDHPDVATMLNILALVYRDQNKYKDAANLLNDALAIREKTLGKDHPAVAATLNNLAVLYGKRGKYKEAEPLCKRALEIREKVLGKDHPDVAKQLNNLALLCQNQGKYEEVEYYYQRALEIYQTKLGPDDPNVAKTKNNLASCYLKQGKFKQAETLYKEILTRAHEREFGSVDDENKPIWMHAEEREECKGKQKDGTSFGEYGGWYKACKVDSPTVTTTLKNLGALYRRQGKFEAAETLEEAAMRSRKQGLDNVHKQRVAEVLNDPENTEKRRSRESLSVDVVKYESGPDGGEEGAAGRALLCGQRQQQQRPGRRQPELRRPQRSPA; encoded by the exons ATGTATGACAACATGTCCACAATGGTGTACATGAAGGAAGACAAGTTGGAGAAGCTCACGCAGGATGAAATTATTTCCAAGACAAAGCAAGTAATCCAGGGGCTGGAAGCTCTGAAGAATGAGCATAATTCCATTTTGCAGAGTTTACTGGAGACACTAAAGTGTTTGAAGAAAGATGACGAAAGTAATCTGGTGGAGGAGAAATCAAACATGATCCGAAAGTCACTGGAGATGTTGGAGCTTGGCCTGAGTGAGGCTCAG GTCATGATGGCGCTGTCAAACCACCTGAACGCCGTGGAGTCGGAGAAGCAGAAGCTGCGTGCGCAGGTGCGGCGTCTGTGCCAGGAGAACCAGTGGCTGCGGGATGAGCTGGCCAACACTCAGCAGAAGCTGCAGAAGAGCGAGCagtctgtggctcagctggaggaagagaagaagcatCTGGAATTCATGAATCAGCTGAAAAAGTACGATGACGACATCTCCCCTTCG GAGGACAAAGACGCTGATTCCACCAAGGAACCTTTGGATGACCTCTTCCCAAATGATGACGATGACCCCGGTCAAGGAA tccagcagcagcacagcagcgCAGCGGCAGCCGCGCAGCAGGGCGGCTACGAGATCCCCGCGCGGCTGCGCACCCTGCACAACCTGGTGATCCAGTACGCCTCGCAGGGCCGCTACGAGGTGGCCGTGCCCCTCTGCAAGCAGGCCCTGGAGGACCTGGAGAAGACCTCGGGCCACGACCACCCTGACGTGGCCACCATGCTCAACATCCTGGCCCTGGTGTACAG agaccaaaataaatataaagacgCAGCTAACCTACTGAACGATGCCTTGGCCATCCGCGAGAAAACTCTGGGCAAAGATCATCCTGCG GTGGCAGCAACTCTGAACAACCTCGCAGTGCTTTACGGCAAAAGAGGGAAGTACAAAGAAGCCGAGCCGCTGTGTAAGAGAGCTCTGGAGATCAGAGAGAAG gttttggGAAAGGATCACCCAGATGTTGCCAAGCAGTTAAATAACTTGGCCCTACTATGCCAGAACCAGGGCAAGTATGAAGAAGTGGAATATTATTATCAGAGAGCCCTCGAGATCTACCAGACAAAACTGGGACCTGATGACCCCaatgtggccaaaacaaaaaataacctg gcTTCCTGCTACCTGAAGCAAGGAAAGTTCAAGCAGGCAGAGACCCTGTACAAAGAGATCCTCACTCGCGCACACGAAAGGGAGTTCGGTTCTGTGGACG atGAAAATAAACCCATTTGGATGCATGCTGAGGAGAGAGAAGAATGCAAA GGAAAGCAGAAGGATGGGACGTCCTTTGGAGAGTATGGTGGCTGGTACAAGGCCTGCAAAGTCGACAG tccaactgtcacaacTACTTTAAAAAACCTTGGGGCGCTTTACAGACGTCAAGGCAAATTTGAAGCTGCAGAAACACTGGAAGAAGCAGCCATGAGGTCTCGTAAACAG GGTCTTGACAATGTTCACAAACAGAGAGTAGCCGAAGTGCTGAATGACCCTGAGAACACGGAGAAGCGGCGGAGCCGGGAGAGCCTGAGCGTGGACGTGGTCAAGTACGAGAGCGGCCCTGACGGAGGGGAGGAA
- the KLC1 gene encoding kinesin light chain 1 isoform X5 gives MYDNMSTMVYMKEDKLEKLTQDEIISKTKQVIQGLEALKNEHNSILQSLLETLKCLKKDDESNLVEEKSNMIRKSLEMLELGLSEAQVMMALSNHLNAVESEKQKLRAQVRRLCQENQWLRDELANTQQKLQKSEQSVAQLEEEKKHLEFMNQLKKYDDDISPSEDKDADSTKEPLDDLFPNDDDDPGQGIQQQHSSAAAAAQQGGYEIPARLRTLHNLVIQYASQGRYEVAVPLCKQALEDLEKTSGHDHPDVATMLNILALVYRDQNKYKDAANLLNDALAIREKTLGKDHPAVAATLNNLAVLYGKRGKYKEAEPLCKRALEIREKVLGKDHPDVAKQLNNLALLCQNQGKYEEVEYYYQRALEIYQTKLGPDDPNVAKTKNNLASCYLKQGKFKQAETLYKEILTRAHEREFGSVDDENKPIWMHAEEREECKGKQKDGTSFGEYGGWYKACKVDSPTVTTTLKNLGALYRRQGKFEAAETLEEAAMRSRKQRVAEVLNDPENTEKRRSRESLSVDVVKYESGPDGGEEGAAGRALLCGQRQQQQRPGRRQPELRRPQRSPA, from the exons ATGTATGACAACATGTCCACAATGGTGTACATGAAGGAAGACAAGTTGGAGAAGCTCACGCAGGATGAAATTATTTCCAAGACAAAGCAAGTAATCCAGGGGCTGGAAGCTCTGAAGAATGAGCATAATTCCATTTTGCAGAGTTTACTGGAGACACTAAAGTGTTTGAAGAAAGATGACGAAAGTAATCTGGTGGAGGAGAAATCAAACATGATCCGAAAGTCACTGGAGATGTTGGAGCTTGGCCTGAGTGAGGCTCAG GTCATGATGGCGCTGTCAAACCACCTGAACGCCGTGGAGTCGGAGAAGCAGAAGCTGCGTGCGCAGGTGCGGCGTCTGTGCCAGGAGAACCAGTGGCTGCGGGATGAGCTGGCCAACACTCAGCAGAAGCTGCAGAAGAGCGAGCagtctgtggctcagctggaggaagagaagaagcatCTGGAATTCATGAATCAGCTGAAAAAGTACGATGACGACATCTCCCCTTCG GAGGACAAAGACGCTGATTCCACCAAGGAACCTTTGGATGACCTCTTCCCAAATGATGACGATGACCCCGGTCAAGGAA tccagcagcagcacagcagcgCAGCGGCAGCCGCGCAGCAGGGCGGCTACGAGATCCCCGCGCGGCTGCGCACCCTGCACAACCTGGTGATCCAGTACGCCTCGCAGGGCCGCTACGAGGTGGCCGTGCCCCTCTGCAAGCAGGCCCTGGAGGACCTGGAGAAGACCTCGGGCCACGACCACCCTGACGTGGCCACCATGCTCAACATCCTGGCCCTGGTGTACAG agaccaaaataaatataaagacgCAGCTAACCTACTGAACGATGCCTTGGCCATCCGCGAGAAAACTCTGGGCAAAGATCATCCTGCG GTGGCAGCAACTCTGAACAACCTCGCAGTGCTTTACGGCAAAAGAGGGAAGTACAAAGAAGCCGAGCCGCTGTGTAAGAGAGCTCTGGAGATCAGAGAGAAG gttttggGAAAGGATCACCCAGATGTTGCCAAGCAGTTAAATAACTTGGCCCTACTATGCCAGAACCAGGGCAAGTATGAAGAAGTGGAATATTATTATCAGAGAGCCCTCGAGATCTACCAGACAAAACTGGGACCTGATGACCCCaatgtggccaaaacaaaaaataacctg gcTTCCTGCTACCTGAAGCAAGGAAAGTTCAAGCAGGCAGAGACCCTGTACAAAGAGATCCTCACTCGCGCACACGAAAGGGAGTTCGGTTCTGTGGACG atGAAAATAAACCCATTTGGATGCATGCTGAGGAGAGAGAAGAATGCAAA GGAAAGCAGAAGGATGGGACGTCCTTTGGAGAGTATGGTGGCTGGTACAAGGCCTGCAAAGTCGACAG tccaactgtcacaacTACTTTAAAAAACCTTGGGGCGCTTTACAGACGTCAAGGCAAATTTGAAGCTGCAGAAACACTGGAAGAAGCAGCCATGAGGTCTCGTAAACAG AGAGTAGCCGAAGTGCTGAATGACCCTGAGAACACGGAGAAGCGGCGGAGCCGGGAGAGCCTGAGCGTGGACGTGGTCAAGTACGAGAGCGGCCCTGACGGAGGGGAGGAA
- the KLC1 gene encoding kinesin light chain 1 isoform X8 — protein sequence MYDNMSTMVYMKEDKLEKLTQDEIISKTKQVIQGLEALKNEHNSILQSLLETLKCLKKDDESNLVEEKSNMIRKSLEMLELGLSEAQVMMALSNHLNAVESEKQKLRAQVRRLCQENQWLRDELANTQQKLQKSEQSVAQLEEEKKHLEFMNQLKKYDDDISPSEDKDADSTKEPLDDLFPNDDDDPGQGIQQQHSSAAAAAQQGGYEIPARLRTLHNLVIQYASQGRYEVAVPLCKQALEDLEKTSGHDHPDVATMLNILALVYRDQNKYKDAANLLNDALAIREKTLGKDHPAVAATLNNLAVLYGKRGKYKEAEPLCKRALEIREKVLGKDHPDVAKQLNNLALLCQNQGKYEEVEYYYQRALEIYQTKLGPDDPNVAKTKNNLASCYLKQGKFKQAETLYKEILTRAHEREFGSVDDENKPIWMHAEEREECKGKQKDGTSFGEYGGWYKACKVDSPTVTTTLKNLGALYRRQGKFEAAETLEEAAMRSRKQRVAEVLNDPENTEKRRSRESLSVDVVKYESGPDGGEEMRKTKLGLVK from the exons ATGTATGACAACATGTCCACAATGGTGTACATGAAGGAAGACAAGTTGGAGAAGCTCACGCAGGATGAAATTATTTCCAAGACAAAGCAAGTAATCCAGGGGCTGGAAGCTCTGAAGAATGAGCATAATTCCATTTTGCAGAGTTTACTGGAGACACTAAAGTGTTTGAAGAAAGATGACGAAAGTAATCTGGTGGAGGAGAAATCAAACATGATCCGAAAGTCACTGGAGATGTTGGAGCTTGGCCTGAGTGAGGCTCAG GTCATGATGGCGCTGTCAAACCACCTGAACGCCGTGGAGTCGGAGAAGCAGAAGCTGCGTGCGCAGGTGCGGCGTCTGTGCCAGGAGAACCAGTGGCTGCGGGATGAGCTGGCCAACACTCAGCAGAAGCTGCAGAAGAGCGAGCagtctgtggctcagctggaggaagagaagaagcatCTGGAATTCATGAATCAGCTGAAAAAGTACGATGACGACATCTCCCCTTCG GAGGACAAAGACGCTGATTCCACCAAGGAACCTTTGGATGACCTCTTCCCAAATGATGACGATGACCCCGGTCAAGGAA tccagcagcagcacagcagcgCAGCGGCAGCCGCGCAGCAGGGCGGCTACGAGATCCCCGCGCGGCTGCGCACCCTGCACAACCTGGTGATCCAGTACGCCTCGCAGGGCCGCTACGAGGTGGCCGTGCCCCTCTGCAAGCAGGCCCTGGAGGACCTGGAGAAGACCTCGGGCCACGACCACCCTGACGTGGCCACCATGCTCAACATCCTGGCCCTGGTGTACAG agaccaaaataaatataaagacgCAGCTAACCTACTGAACGATGCCTTGGCCATCCGCGAGAAAACTCTGGGCAAAGATCATCCTGCG GTGGCAGCAACTCTGAACAACCTCGCAGTGCTTTACGGCAAAAGAGGGAAGTACAAAGAAGCCGAGCCGCTGTGTAAGAGAGCTCTGGAGATCAGAGAGAAG gttttggGAAAGGATCACCCAGATGTTGCCAAGCAGTTAAATAACTTGGCCCTACTATGCCAGAACCAGGGCAAGTATGAAGAAGTGGAATATTATTATCAGAGAGCCCTCGAGATCTACCAGACAAAACTGGGACCTGATGACCCCaatgtggccaaaacaaaaaataacctg gcTTCCTGCTACCTGAAGCAAGGAAAGTTCAAGCAGGCAGAGACCCTGTACAAAGAGATCCTCACTCGCGCACACGAAAGGGAGTTCGGTTCTGTGGACG atGAAAATAAACCCATTTGGATGCATGCTGAGGAGAGAGAAGAATGCAAA GGAAAGCAGAAGGATGGGACGTCCTTTGGAGAGTATGGTGGCTGGTACAAGGCCTGCAAAGTCGACAG tccaactgtcacaacTACTTTAAAAAACCTTGGGGCGCTTTACAGACGTCAAGGCAAATTTGAAGCTGCAGAAACACTGGAAGAAGCAGCCATGAGGTCTCGTAAACAG AGAGTAGCCGAAGTGCTGAATGACCCTGAGAACACGGAGAAGCGGCGGAGCCGGGAGAGCCTGAGCGTGGACGTGGTCAAGTACGAGAGCGGCCCTGACGGAGGGGAGGAA